GGTCGCCATTGATATAGATCAGGTAAACAGGTTCAAGCAGGTGTGCGGATACGACACAAACAGATCAGGTGTACCGGCAGCGTATATTCAGTCCCTGTTCATCAGCATAATGTCGCGGTTCATATCATCTTCATATTTTCCCATCAGCCCCATGGGACTGATCCAGACCGGCCAGTCTTTTGAACTGATCCAGGCTGTGTCACCTGGGCTGAAACTGGATCTTTACTGCCGGATTCTGGATATGACCCGGACGGAAAAAGGCGTTGTCTCCCGGTTTCTTATGGAAGCGGCCATAGCCGGTGATCATGCTGAAAAAAAGGCTTTTGCACAATCAGATGAAAAAAAATTGGTATGGCATGGAATTGCCACCTATCTCACCCGGTCAAAAGCCCGGGAACCAAAGGGAAAAAATCAACCGCCCCGGGACATACACCTGCCCGCGAAGGAAATCATTGACGTGCCGGCCAACACTGGCCGGCGCTACGCCGCCGTATCCCGGGATTTCAACCCCCATCATCTTTATACCTGGACAGCCTTGCCCATGGGCTTTAAACAGCCCATTGCCCACGGCATATGGAGCATGGCCCGGGCCGGCGCAAGTCTTGAAAAGGCTGCGGGTTATCCAGCACTCACGGGTATGGACGGAAATTTGAAACTGCCGATTTTCATGCCGGCACGGATCACCCTGGGATACACTTTTTCGGGAACAAATGCCCGGTTTGAACTGCGGGATAAAGCCAAAGGCGTCCCGCACCTGAAAGGCAGTTTTCGCTTTTCTCCAACAACAATCTGATACCGCATAAAACCTGAAAGGAAATTATGGGTTCTGCATTTGCGCTGGCATGCGCATTTTTCTGGGCCTTTGCCGTTATCCTGTTTAAAAAGGCAGGGGAAAGCTTCTCGCCCATTGCCCTGAATATTTACAAAAGTGTTGTGGCCATGGTTCTGATCGGCATGACCATGCTGGTCATGGGCATTCCGTTTTTCCCTGATGCGGCACCGCGTGTATGGTGGCTTCTTATCCTGTCGGGATTATTCGGCGTTACCCTGGCCGACATATTTTATTTTTCCAGCCTGAACCACCTGGGTGCCGGCATGGTGGCAGTGGTGGAGTGCCTGTATCTGCCCTGCGTTCTCGTATTTTCCTACATCCTCTTAGGCGAACGAATGGGGTTTTGGGGGATCATCGGAAGTGCCCTTGTTCTTTGCGCCATTCTGGTAGGCGCAGTGTCCCTAAAGGATTTAACCTCCGGGAACTTCGGCAGAGGCCAAAATATGTGGGGAATTTGTGCAGGCGTCCTTGCCATGATGTTCGTGGCGCTGGGGATCGTGATTGCAAAGGATGTGCTGGACCAGGCCGATGTATTCTGGGCCACGTTTGTCAGGGTTACGGCCGGGTTAGTCGGCCTTGTGCCCATTGTATTGTGCCACCCGGAACGAATGCGGTTTGTCCGGGAGCTCAAATTTTCAAAAGCCTGGCTCAATGCCTTTCCGGCAACAGTGAGCGGCAACTATATTGCCCTGGTACTCTGGTTAGCGGGCATGAAATACACCACCGCATCCAAGGCCGCAGTCTTAAATCAGATGTCCACCATCTTTATATTTATCCTGGCCACGGTGTGGCTCAAGGAAAAAATGACGGCCCAGCGGCTGGCCGCAATTTTTCTGGCGGTTACAGGGGCATATCTTGTAATTTTCAATTAATCAATTACCTACCGAAAAAACGGGTTTAAAAAGCCTCTTTAAATCACGCCGGATTTATTGTAATCAATGGGCATGGAGGAGATAACAAAACCTGTGCCCATGCGTGTGGCCATCGTGGATGATGAGCCCATTGCATGCAGAGAAATAGAGCGAGGACTCAGCCGCCGTTCCGATTATGAAATTGAATCATTTGGGGATGGCGAAACTTTTGTCCAGCGCATGAAAACAACCCACTTTGACCTGCTGCTGTGTGACTTGAAACTGCCGGGCATAGACGGCATTGAAGTGCTTTCCACGGTTAAAAAGCGATCCCCTGACACCGAGGTGATTATTTTCACAGGGTTCGGTTCTGTTGAAACCGCGGTTGAGGCGGTCCAGGCAGGCGCCTTTCACTTTCTGGTCAAACCGGTAAAAATGGATCTGCTCTTCTCTTTAAGCCAACGGGCGCTAAAGGCTGTCCAGCTTGTCCGGGAAACAGAGGCGCTAAAAAAAGCATTGATCAAACAGTCCCGGGAGCAGTTCCTCATTGGCCATTCTCCAGCCATTCAGGACGTACTTCAAATGATTGACAAGGTCAAATCCTTGAACTGCAATGTGTTGATCCAAGGAGAGAGCGGTACCGGCAAAGAGCTTGTGGCCCGGGCTCTTCATTTTTCAGGGGCGCGCCGGAAAATGCCGTTTATCGCCTTTTCCTGCGGCGGCTTCTCCGACGATCTGATTACCAACGAATTATTCGGCCATGAAAAAGGGGCCTTTACCGGAGCGGCAGCCACCAAAGCCGGATTGCTGGAATCGGCAGACAAAGGCACGATTTTTTTAGATGAAATCGGCATGATGCCGCCGAACATGCAGGTAAAGCTATTACGGTTCATCCAGGAACGAAATCTTCTGCGGGTGGGGGGAACCAAGCCTATTTCGGTGGATGCCCGCCTGATCGCCGCCGGCAACCACGACCTGAAAAAAGAGGTTGAACTCAACAACTTCAGGGAAGATCTTTATTACCGTCTCAATGTGGTCTCAATCCAGCTGCCGCCCCTGCGACACCGCAAAGAGGACATCCCCCTGCTCATCCAACATTTCATGACCCGGTACAACAAGCAATTTAAAAAAGAGGTATCCGGTGTGGACAAAAAAGCCATGGCGGTCCTCAACCAGTACCCTTTTCCAGGCAATGTCCGGGAACTTGAAAATATTGTTGAACGGGGTGTCGCCCTGACCGAAAACAAATACATCGGATGTGAAGACCTGCCCCGGGATCTGATTGAACTTTCATTTACCAGTGTGAATGAATCCCAGCTGGACTCCCTGGAAGAGGTTGAAAAAAAATATATTGAAAAGGTATTGGAACAAACCGCATTCAACAAGGGCAAAGCCGCCCAGATCTTAAAACTTCCCAGAACTACCCTGTGGCGGAAAATGAAAAAGTATCGTTTAGAATAATCTGTTTAACCTCAAACCCAAAAACTTCTTAATATTCAAATTCAACGAACAGACTATATGTTGTGGTCCATGATTTTTTGGCAAAAGAATTCAATCATACCATCATTGTGGACTTTTTAGTTTTTAAAATTTTTACTTCCTTTCATTCCTCAAAAAGATCCTGGAATTATATTGAACAAAAGTAAATGTAGTTAACCGGTCAGAGTGGCAAGACGGGGTTGGTTGGACGATCCAAACTGGGGTGATGAAAATCGACTGTTTTACCCCATGCAAAAATGTTCCAATTTTTGTTCCCTAATTTTTATCAGCCGATTTACCTCAACCCTTCTTGCTTGCACGGACTTGCCGATGTTTTTCCTGAACCACTCATTTACGGCACTGGTTTTAACGGTTTCCAGGGCTTTCTGTACAACCTCACGGGTAGTTTCAGCGACCATAGCAGCAAGGCCTAAAATGAAAACTGTGAAGCCACTTTTGGCCTGATCCTGCTCAAGTCGCTTCATTTTACCAAAAACGGACTCAATAACCTCAGACGATCCAAGCAAGCGGTCGTTTTTACCGGCTTTCTGAGATTCGTGTTTTACAAACATGAGCAACTCAGACCGAATTCGCTTTCCTTGGATAGTCCGGGCGGTAAAGGTGGGGATAACGTTTAAATCATGATGAGACTCTCTATAAAGTCCTTGAAATTTGACAAACATTTCAGCTTCCTTGACAACGGTCACAACATCCTTCCACCTGTAAAGATCATTCCGAAACTCTTTCAGCCAACCGAGTTTCTCGTCAAGATAGTCCTTGGTACAGTCAAGGCATTCAGTTGACTCAGGACCATCCATAAAATGAAGTTTGTCTGTTCCCCATTTGATCAAGGTGTCAACATTCATATACCTGGCCTTACTTCTCTGATTCGGAGGTGCAATCGCCGCCAGAGTCGTCTGCTGGACCTTTTTTCTTGTGGAGGCAGCATTGGCAATGAAACATTTCCAACGCTCATCGGCATCAAGTTCCCGTTTCAAAAGAGTTGCGGCTTTATGCGTGATGTCATAGACGAACGTAGTGCAGGGGAAGGCTTTGCAAAACTGTTCGATGCCGGATTTAACATCCGAACCGTGATCACTGATGATCTGTTTGGGAATACCGGTTTGCTTAATGGTGCTCTTCAATTGTTTGTAAACGACATCCCCGTTGGATTGGCTGACTGGAAATAATGCTAACGGTTCGACATCTTCATGGGAGAGATTTGTTTCGGATTCAGGGAGACGGCTTTGTCGAATTCCTAAAATCAGCAGGCATTTCTCTTTGCCCCATTGAACGGTATGATCAACAATCCAGATCCAGTCATCGGCTTTCTCCTTTTGCCGGGTCAGCTTGTAATAACCGAGCCGGAGAATCCAAAATCGACCTGAGTACCAGGACGGAGCCTTGCCCTCTTTTTTAAAAAATGTCGACATCAGCGAGAGGGTTCGCTCGGCACCCCTCAAACTGGCGCAGGATTTCAGAACAAGCATGATGAACAGATAGACATAACCTGCAGAATATGTATGGAAACGAGGTTTCGTTCCAAAGCCCGTCAGAGGTTCTGGTCTTATTGCTATAGGTTGAGATTTTTTTTTAATCGTTCGATCTCCTCCTGCATCTGTTCGATTTGCCGAGCCTGATTTATAATGGTCGCTTTGTATTCTTTTTTGTTGTGTTCCATATATTTGATTTTTTTTCGAAGCAGTTTGATTTGGTATTTAGCGTCTTTTGTTTTCGTTTTCCATTGATCCCTGCTTTTTTTAAAAAATCGTACCAATTTTGATTTCGGTGTTTTGAAGCTGCGAGATTTCTTTTGATTCTCTTGTTTAACGGTCATTTTTTCCCTCATGTAATGGATTTAATTGTGTGTTTTACACGAGGATATAACTACCTGATATTATAGCAAAAATATAGACT
Above is a window of uncultured Desulfobacter sp. DNA encoding:
- a CDS encoding sigma-54 dependent transcriptional regulator, which translates into the protein MEEITKPVPMRVAIVDDEPIACREIERGLSRRSDYEIESFGDGETFVQRMKTTHFDLLLCDLKLPGIDGIEVLSTVKKRSPDTEVIIFTGFGSVETAVEAVQAGAFHFLVKPVKMDLLFSLSQRALKAVQLVRETEALKKALIKQSREQFLIGHSPAIQDVLQMIDKVKSLNCNVLIQGESGTGKELVARALHFSGARRKMPFIAFSCGGFSDDLITNELFGHEKGAFTGAAATKAGLLESADKGTIFLDEIGMMPPNMQVKLLRFIQERNLLRVGGTKPISVDARLIAAGNHDLKKEVELNNFREDLYYRLNVVSIQLPPLRHRKEDIPLLIQHFMTRYNKQFKKEVSGVDKKAMAVLNQYPFPGNVRELENIVERGVALTENKYIGCEDLPRDLIELSFTSVNESQLDSLEEVEKKYIEKVLEQTAFNKGKAAQILKLPRTTLWRKMKKYRLE
- a CDS encoding DMT family transporter — protein: MGSAFALACAFFWAFAVILFKKAGESFSPIALNIYKSVVAMVLIGMTMLVMGIPFFPDAAPRVWWLLILSGLFGVTLADIFYFSSLNHLGAGMVAVVECLYLPCVLVFSYILLGERMGFWGIIGSALVLCAILVGAVSLKDLTSGNFGRGQNMWGICAGVLAMMFVALGIVIAKDVLDQADVFWATFVRVTAGLVGLVPIVLCHPERMRFVRELKFSKAWLNAFPATVSGNYIALVLWLAGMKYTTASKAAVLNQMSTIFIFILATVWLKEKMTAQRLAAIFLAVTGAYLVIFN
- a CDS encoding MaoC/PaaZ C-terminal domain-containing protein, translated to MPLNTVFLPAGRDRVVVMDTPLPIPKVFIKLISLSMVRPTTLAKNVVLKKICMVYPGVAIDIDQVNRFKQVCGYDTNRSGVPAAYIQSLFISIMSRFISSSYFPISPMGLIQTGQSFELIQAVSPGLKLDLYCRILDMTRTEKGVVSRFLMEAAIAGDHAEKKAFAQSDEKKLVWHGIATYLTRSKAREPKGKNQPPRDIHLPAKEIIDVPANTGRRYAAVSRDFNPHHLYTWTALPMGFKQPIAHGIWSMARAGASLEKAAGYPALTGMDGNLKLPIFMPARITLGYTFSGTNARFELRDKAKGVPHLKGSFRFSPTTI